The genomic segment ACTCTAATATCGGCGATCGCCTGTTCCAGGATAGTTTCGGCGTTGTGGCGATCGGTCCCTTTAAAAGCGTTCATTAGGGGTTCATTGAGCTTATCTAGGTTGAAACGAGAAATTAAGGGCATAAAATCTCGAATCTGCTTGCTATCACTGATGCCAGTTTTAGCCCAAGTGGCAAAATGTTCGCAATTATTAAAAACTAAATTGTATTTATTCTCTCCGAGACGGCTTTTAGCCCTTTGTAAGACTATTTCGGGAATGAAGCAGAATCCCTCCGGATATTCTCTGACATAAACTCTGTTACCACGGGCAAAAGTGCTAAGAGAGGTTTGTTCGATCACTTCCGAAGGTTTACGATAGTGCATAACTGTCCCATCACCACAGTCAATACCATGATGTTGATAAGTTCCCTGAACATTTAGTAGCTCTCGATACACATAAATTTGATCTCCTAGTCCCATAATTTTTATTAAGGCATAGTATAAGCCATCATAATTATATCTAACTGGGGATGTGTTGTAGAGTTATATATAAGGTTATAGAAAAGTTAAGAACTCTTCCTTGAGAGTAAAATCGAAGCTTAAAGAGCTAAGAAAGCCTATGTCAAAGAGAAAGAAAAGATTTCCCTGTGGTCATCGCGGCTATGGTCAAATTTGCCACAAGTGCGCCGCAATACAGTGTCAAAGGGAACAAAGAAAAACTAATAAGGTGGAATGGGAAGCCGCTTTTGCTGCTGATCCTATTGATTTGACTGAACTTCCTAAAAATGTGG from the Gloeocapsa sp. PCC 73106 genome contains:
- a CDS encoding lecithin retinol acyltransferase family protein, coding for MGLGDQIYVYRELLNVQGTYQHHGIDCGDGTVMHYRKPSEVIEQTSLSTFARGNRVYVREYPEGFCFIPEIVLQRAKSRLGENKYNLVFNNCEHFATWAKTGISDSKQIRDFMPLISRFNLDKLNEPLMNAFKGTDRHNAETILEQAIADIRVVWDQIQPQYKEALQERDSWHQVALEALRKNREDLAKGAIKRKLSYQTKAEALEKQLAELAKMTENLVKNSQNLSEG